In Risungbinella massiliensis, a single window of DNA contains:
- a CDS encoding GNAT family N-acetyltransferase: MLKIKTITPEDTYPIRHKVLRPNQPIETCQYDTDHQKDSFHLGAFLDGKLISIASFYCETNDCFNTDLQYRLRGMATLEEYRNQKAGSSLIQYAETLLKKRGAQLWWCNARTSVSNYYQKLGLSEHGKVFEINPIGPHKLMYKKIAK, from the coding sequence ATGCTCAAAATCAAAACCATCACTCCTGAAGACACCTATCCAATTCGACATAAAGTCTTACGACCAAACCAACCAATCGAAACATGCCAATACGATACAGATCATCAAAAGGATTCATTTCACTTAGGGGCATTTCTAGACGGCAAGCTAATAAGTATCGCATCTTTCTACTGTGAAACAAACGACTGTTTTAATACAGATTTACAATACCGTCTAAGAGGAATGGCTACGCTGGAGGAATATCGAAATCAAAAAGCAGGTAGCTCCTTGATCCAATATGCTGAAACGCTACTGAAAAAAAGAGGGGCTCAGCTATGGTGGTGTAATGCACGAACTTCTGTAAGTAACTACTATCAAAAACTAGGATTAAGTGAACATGGGAAAGTATTCGAGATTAACCCAATCGGGCCACACAAATTGATGTACAAAAAAATAGCGAAGTAA
- a CDS encoding alpha/beta fold hydrolase: MTLYYEEYGNKEAPMIVFLHGGGVSGWMWDQQVHHFSNYHCLVPTLQGHGKRNKETTFSINSCAKEIIDLIEEKGAGKDVTLVGFSLGAQVAIEILGLAPDLIRYAVINSALVMPMSMRMINYMVTPTIKLTAGLAKNRIFSRIQAKELYIGDDTFETYYQESANMNANTLVEILRENLRYDLPPNFSDCTAKILVTVGEKEKSIMKKSAVKIANSNTNSKCVVVPNIGHGFSFADSMLFNQTVEAWITDGDLPIEKLKVWDDEGK; encoded by the coding sequence ATGACATTATATTATGAAGAGTATGGAAACAAAGAAGCCCCCATGATTGTCTTTTTACATGGCGGTGGTGTTAGTGGTTGGATGTGGGATCAGCAAGTACATCATTTTTCGAATTACCATTGTCTAGTACCGACTCTTCAAGGTCATGGCAAGCGAAATAAAGAAACGACTTTTTCCATCAACAGCTGTGCAAAGGAAATCATTGACTTAATCGAGGAAAAGGGAGCTGGAAAGGATGTTACGCTAGTTGGCTTTTCTTTAGGTGCACAAGTAGCGATCGAGATACTTGGTTTAGCTCCCGATCTTATTCGCTATGCGGTTATCAATAGTGCCCTCGTCATGCCGATGTCCATGCGAATGATCAACTACATGGTAACACCAACAATCAAACTGACTGCTGGACTTGCAAAAAACAGGATATTTTCGAGAATTCAAGCGAAGGAACTATATATTGGCGATGATACCTTTGAAACATACTATCAAGAGAGTGCCAATATGAATGCCAATACCCTTGTTGAAATACTTCGAGAAAACCTTCGGTATGATCTGCCGCCTAACTTCAGTGACTGTACAGCGAAAATATTAGTCACAGTAGGAGAAAAAGAGAAAAGCATCATGAAGAAATCGGCAGTGAAGATTGCAAATAGTAATACGAATAGTAAGTGTGTGGTAGTACCAAACATAGGTCATGGCTTTTCGTTTGCGGACAGTATGTTATTTAACCAAACGGTAGAAGCTTGGATCACAGATGGGGATTTGCCGATTGAGAAGTTAAAAGTATGGGATGATGAAGGGAAATAG
- a CDS encoding nucleoside/nucleotide kinase family protein, translating into MLRRELISVIANKILGLKTNHPIRVGISGITSSGKTTLANELATELQSRNKNVIRTSIDHFHNPRSIRYKQGKESALGYYEDAHDYESFKQKLLIPLGPAGDFHYQTTSLDLATDEYVEPHIQLASKDMILIVDGTFLFKKHLCDLYDFRIFVDTDFELARKRGAQREKQTFGSYEKAEEMFIKRYHAASKIYLDEHKPQFKADVVINNNDLHNPDFVN; encoded by the coding sequence ATGTTAAGGAGAGAACTTATTTCTGTAATAGCAAATAAAATATTAGGTTTAAAAACAAACCATCCCATTCGAGTAGGGATTAGCGGAATTACATCTTCTGGAAAAACAACACTTGCCAACGAACTTGCTACGGAACTTCAAAGTAGAAACAAGAATGTTATTAGAACAAGTATAGATCATTTTCATAATCCAAGGTCTATTCGTTACAAACAAGGGAAGGAATCAGCTCTTGGCTATTACGAGGATGCTCATGATTATGAATCCTTTAAACAAAAGCTTTTAATTCCTTTAGGACCAGCAGGAGACTTTCATTATCAAACAACTTCTTTAGACTTAGCAACAGATGAATATGTTGAACCACATATACAATTAGCGAGTAAGGACATGATTTTAATTGTAGATGGAACCTTTTTATTTAAGAAACATTTATGTGACCTATATGATTTTAGAATATTCGTTGATACTGACTTTGAATTAGCTAGAAAAAGAGGTGCTCAACGAGAAAAACAAACTTTTGGAAGTTATGAAAAAGCGGAAGAAATGTTTATTAAAAGGTATCACGCAGCGTCAAAAATCTATTTAGATGAACATAAACCTCAATTTAAGGCAGATGTGGTTATTAACAATAATGATTTACATAACCCGGATTTTGTCAATTAA